A stretch of Lutra lutra chromosome 9, mLutLut1.2, whole genome shotgun sequence DNA encodes these proteins:
- the MTLN gene encoding mitoregulin encodes MADVSERTLQLSVLVAFASGVLVGWQANRLRRRYLDWRKRRLQDKLATTQKKLDLA; translated from the coding sequence ATGGCGGACGTGTCCGAGAGAACGCTGCAGCTGTCTGTGCTGGTGGCTTTCGCGTCCGGAGTGCTCGTGGGCTGGCAGGCGAACCGGCTGCGGAGGCGCTACCTGGACTGGAGGAAGCGGAGGCTGCAGGACAAGCTGGCGACGACTCAGAAAAAGCTGGACCTGGCCTGA